CCCAGGCCAGATCCGATTCTTCATCAGTATTAATTACAATCGCATTTAGTAAACCTTTTCCGCGAACCAGTGTAATTAAATTATTACTTTTAGCAATTTCGTTTAAACCTTTTCGCAAAATAATTCCCAGACGTTCAGCATTTTCAGCCAGTTTTTCTTCTTTTACCACTTCAAGGGCAGCAATTGCAACAGCAGCCGCAACAGGATTTCCGCCAAAAGTAGATCCGTGCTGTCCCGGTTTGATTACGTTCATAATTTCGTTATTTGCTAAAACCGCAGAGACAGGATAAACCCCTCCTGAAATTGCTTTTCCTAAAATCAAAATATCAGGCTGAACATTTTCGTGATGAACCGCTAAAAGTTTTCCGGTACGCGCAATTCCGGTCTGAACCTCATCTGCAATAAACAACACATTATGTTTTTCGCAAAGGGCTTTTGCTTTCGCTAAATAACCTTCAGACGGAACATAAACTCCCGCTTCTCCCTGAATAGGTTCTACCAGGAAGCCGGCAATATTTTTTGATGATTCCAATGCTTTTTCTAAAGCCTGTAGATTATCATATTCAATTTTTACAAAACCTTCTGTAAAAGGGCCGAAACTCTTGCGGGCACTTTCATCATTCGAAAATGAAATGATGGTGGTAGTTCTTCCGTGAAAATTATTCTCGCAAACAATAATCTGTGCCAGGTTTTCATGGATTCCTTTTACTTCATAAGCCCATTTTCTGCACAATTTCAAAGCTGTTTCTACCGCTTCGGCACCTGTGTTCATTGGCAGGACTTTATCAAAACCAAAATAATTGGTTACGTACTCTTCGTAATTTCCTAATTTATCATTGTAAAATGCACGGGAAGTTAAAGTCAGTTTTTGCGCCTGCTCTACCATTGCCCCCACAATTTTGGGATGACAGTGTCCTTGGTTTACGGCAGAATAAGCGGATAAAAAATCATAATATTTCTTTCCGTCCACATCCCAGACATACACACCTTCCCCCCTGTCTAAAACTACAGGAAGCGGATGATAATTATGAGCTCCGTATTTGTTTTCTTTCTCTATTAAAACTTCTGATTTAGAGGAAAGAGTTTCTTGTGTATGTGCCATGATTTTGTATTTATAACTTTTACAAAAATAATTATATTATATTATTCAACAACAAAAAACACTACTTTTGACTTTATATATCAAATAAAAAGTCAATTTAATTAACTTTAAAAATTAAAAAAGTCAATTTTAATTTTAAACAATATAAAAATGGATTCATTAGACGAATTTGACATCAGAATTATAAAAGAGCTTGAAAAAGACGGCAGAATGGCTTTTTCTACCATTGCAGCAAATCTGAAAATCTCAAATACAATGGTACATCAGCGTGTGAATCGTTTAACAGAACAAGGGATTATTTCAGGGATAAAACCTTTGGTTAACGAAAAAAAAATTGGTTACGACTGGGCTTCCTTTACCGGAATAACACTCAATAAAGATTCGGATTCAGAAAGGATTATCGAAGCTTTAAAGACTATTCCGGAAATCACCGAATGCTATTATGTTACAGGATCTTTTACACTTTACATCAAAATCATAGCTAAAAACCACGAACATATGAGAAATGTACTTTACGAAAAAATAGACCGGATTTCAGGCATTGCCAAAACCGATTCAATTGTAGAACTGGGATGTGCTTTTAAAAGAAATATTACACTTTAAAGTTATATATCTTTAAATTTAAAATTTTAGTTTTCAATAATTTAATCCCTATACACAAACCTCAAAAGAAAAAAGCTTTGAGATTTTTTTGTACGATTATATTTCAGATATTTGTTTAAAATTGTACAAAATCATGAAAAAATCAACATTCTTAATTTTAGTTATTTCCTTGTATTTCAACACTATTAACGCACAATTAAAAGCAGTAAAATACAGCGATGGAAATCAGGTTTTAAACGGACTATCAGTTAAAGCTACAAAAAAAAGCAGTCAGAATCCAGGTATATTACTTTTGCCAGCATGGCTTGGAATTGACAATGCTTCAAAAGAAATTGCCGAAAATTTATCCAAGCTGGGCTATACTGTTTTTATAGCTGATATTTATGGCGAAGGTAATTATCCTAAAAATACTGCTGAAGCAGGAAAACAAGCCGGTTTTTACAAAAATAATTATCAGGCGTACCAAAAACGTATTCAGCTGGCTTTAGATCAGTTAATCAAATCAGGTGCAAATGCGGATAATATTGTGGCTATTGGCTATTGTTTTGGTGGAACAGGAGTTTTAGAAGCTGCCCGAGGTAAATTAAATGTAAAAGGTGTGGTATCATTTCATGGCGGTTTAGGTAAAGATGCTGCCAGACCTTCTGAAACTATCACTGCCAAAGTTTTAGCTTGTCATGGAGCAGACGATCCATTTGTTTCAAAAGAAGAAATAGCTGCTTTTCAACAAGAAATGCGAGACACTAAAGCAGACTGGCAAATGATCTATTATGCAAATTCTGTACATTCATTCACAAATCCAGAAGCCGGAAATGACAATTCTAAAGGTGCTGCTTACAATCCGGTTGCTGCAAAACGATCTTTTGAACATTTACTGCTTTTCCTGAACGAGGTACTTAAAAAGTAACCGACAAACCAACCAAAACTAAACCAAAAACCGATGTCACATAATAAAATCAGAGAAGATAAAACCTGTCTTAACTGTCGTCATGTTGTAGAACAAAAGTTTTGCCCCAATTGTGGACAAGAGAACTCAGAAAGCAGAAAAACATTTCATCATTTGTTTATCCACTTTTTTGAAGATCTGACACATTACGAAAATGCCTTTTGGAAAACGATACGAAATCTGCTTTTCAAACCGGCAACTTTAACCAAAGAGTATCTGTCGGGAAAAAGGCTTTCCTATTTGGCTCCGGTTCGTTTATATATTTTCATCAGTTTCATTACGTTTTTATTAATTGCTATGTTTCCTGTTAAAGTCAACGAAAACAGTAATAAAAGTGAAAAGGAAATAAATGACGAAATAGCTAAAGCTACACAAGGATTAAACATTAAAAAAGAAAATAATAAATACTTCCATTTTTCAAACATAAAGAAAATTGATTCTATTCCGAAATATGGAAAAGAAGAAGAAAAACTGAATGCTACCAGCTACTGGTTTGCTGAAAAAGCAATTCACATCAGTGAGAAATATACCAAAAAAGAAATTTTTACAAAATTTACAGAATCTTTCTTTCATAATCTTCCTAAAATTTTATTTATCGTTATGCCATTTTTTGCTTTTTTCTTATGGCTTTTTCACAATAAAAAAAAATGGTATTATTTTGATCATGGCATTTTTACACTTCACTATTTTTCTTTTTTATTATTAATTTTCCTTGTAATGTTTATTATGGACCGTGTTGTCGGTCTTTTTGGTGAAGATAGTCCCCTGAATATTATTTCCACTATTACCAGCATTGTTGGAACAATCTGGATGTGTTATTATTTTTATCCGGCTCATCATCGTTTTTATGGTGAATCAAGAATAGTTTCTTTTGTTAAAAGTGTATTGTTATTCATTATAAACTCTCTTTTTATTCTATTTTTGCTAACCTTGTATATTCTGTATACATTTATCAACATACATTAAAAACGAATAATGAAAAAAATTGCATTTCTGTTATTGATTGTTTCTGCATTTTCATGTAAAAACACTCAAAATATTACCTTTAAGGACAATTCCAATCCTTCTGAATACACTGAAAAAATTTCCGAAACAAATTTAAAAACAATGCTTTACAGAATAGCTTCAGATGAAATGGAAGGCCGTGAAACCGGCTCGAAAGGACAAAAGAAGGCTGGACTTTACATGATAGAGCAATACAAAAAAAATGGAATTCCTTTTCCAAAAGGTGCTACAGATTACTATCAGCATATTCCTGCATCTTACTTAAATGCAAGACACAATGAAAACTTACCGGATTCAGAAAACATCTGGGCATACATTGAAGGTTCAGAAAAACCAGATGAAATTTTGGTAATCTCAGCTCACTACGACCATGTGGGTATTCAAAACGGAGAAGTTTACAATGGCGCTGATGATGATGGTTCCGGGACAGTAGCATTATTAGAAATGGCTAAGGTTTTTGCAAAAGCTAAAAAAGAAGGACACGGACCTAAACGTTCCATTTTATTTCTTCATGTAACCGGAGAAGAACATGGATTGCATGGTTCTCGTTATTATTCTGAAAATCCATTGTTTCCTTTAGCAAATACAGTTGCCGATATTAATATTGACATGATTGGCCGCCGTGATGTAGAACATGCTAAAACAAACAATTATGTCTATGTTATCGGAGCCGACAGATTATCATCTGATCTGCATAACGCTGTGGTGGCACAAAATGAAAAATATATTAAAATGGATCTTGATTTTAAATTCAATGATCCTAAAGACCCAAACCGTTTTTATGAGCGTTCTGACCATTATAATTTTGCGAAACACGGTATTCCGGCCGTTTTCTTCTTCAATGGCGTTCACGAAGATTACCATGGCAAAGACGATATAGCAGAAAAAATCGAATATGATGCTTTAACAAAAAGAACAAAATTAGCTTTTGTTGTTGCGTGGGAACTGGCCAATAGAGAAAACAGACCTATAGTTGATAAAAAATAAGGTTATATTTAAGTTCCTAAGTTTTTCTCTTAGTGAATAAACAAAAAAGCTGCCCTTTGAGACAGCTTTTTTTGTTTTGTATCAATTTTAAAAAATCGACATTAATCTTTATCTCCTCTAATAAATTTACCTTCCTTCGTAAATTCAAGATCAATTTTGTTTGTTAAATCTACATCAACGTCTTTGTGCCCGTAATCTATATGGGTAATTTTTTCATTTGGATAATGCTTTGCCACATACTCTTTTATGTTTTTGGGGATAAATGAGGTTGGGATAGGTTTATCGCCACCATCAACTTCACGATAAGCGCCGTCTTTCCAAAACTCTACTTCGGTACCGTCTTTCAGTTTTACTTCGTATCCTTTTTCACCATGTTCAGCATCTTTTTTAACTGTTTCTACTGCAGTATTACTGAAATACTTTTTCAAAAACTCCTGTGCCGGCTTTGGTAATTCAGTAAGTTCAATTTTCTTTTGTGCGTGAGTCGATACTGCAAAACCAAGTAATAATGCGACTGTAATTATTTTCGTTTTCATAATTGCTTAATTAAAATTTCATACTCTCTAATTTACAATAAGTAAAAACACATTCAAACGAATTTAAGAAACCTTTAATTTTTTATAAACAGCTTAAATTGAATACCAAAACAAAAATCAAAACAACCAAGGGATAAAGCAATTAAAAGCCACTACTATAAAAGACGAAAATAAAACAGCTTTTTAGAGCTATTTAATGGCTTCTTATTCTTTTAATACTGTGAATCTAAAGCGATATAAAAACTAATTTTAAAAAAGAAAGGCTACCAAATTAGGCAGCCTTCAATTTACAATGTTTTTAAATTTATTTTTTAATTACTTTTATGACTGAGGATTGTTTAGCAGAAATAACTTTTATAATATAAGTACCTTCACCCAAAAACGATAAATCAACTTTTGCTCGTACAGAATGAACCAATTGTCTCTTCAGCAGCTGACCTGTAACATTCATCACAATAACCTCTGATATTTCCTGATTCATTTCAACATTTACCATTTCATACGTAGGGTTTGGATAAACCAATACCAAACTTTTATCGTCTTCAAAATCAGGATTAGACAAAGAGCCAACGTAATATGCAGTATTGTCTTTTTTCCAGTTATTGCCAATTGGAGCAGTATCTTTATCAGCTTGAATAACGGTAAGATTAGGGTTTATTGTGGCATCAAACGTCTTTATATTATTGTTGTTTTTATTATCAATGTTTAAAGTCATTAATTGATTATTAGAACAATCTAAATAATTCAAATCCACACTTTTAGTTGCATTTAAAGAGGTTAATTGATTAAACGAACAATCTAAATAAATTAAATCCGTATTTTTTGATATATCAAAAGCGGAATCATTTAAAAATTTATTTTTAGCACTCTTTTTTGCTTCTCCTAATTTATTATGAGAAGAATCTAAGTAAGTCAAAAGCGTATTTAATGTTACATCTAAAATGGTTAATTGATTATAAGAACAATCTAGATAAACCAAAGCTGTATTGCTTGTAAGATCTAAGGAGGCTAATTGATTTGAACTGCAATTTAACTCAGTTAAAGCTGTATTTTTGCTTAGGTCCAAAGCAGTCAATTGATTTTCGTAAGCATACAATTTAGCTAACGATGTATTTTTTGTCAAATTTAAAGCAATCAAACGATTTTTATAAGTATACAAAGTATCCAACATGATATTTTGAGTTAGGTTCAAATCAGTCAATTCATTCTCGGAACAATCTAAAGTTTTTAATGACACAAAATCCTGTATCCCTTTTAAGCTAGAAATTTTTTTAGATGAAATATTCAGATTGGTTACGGTCGCAATTTTCGAAGTCAATATTTTGCCATTGATGCTTCCTGAGTCGAGTCCTAAATCAATCAAGGCCTGCTCAAAATTAATATCAGGAATTTCAGTATATGTTATTGCTGGACAAGCGGCAGTACTATAAGTTGCTGTATCATCTTTGTTCCATCCATCAGGTTCTTTGATGCTGTCTGCCTGAATACAGGTTAAATCAGGGTTGTTGGTTACTTCAAAATAAAGTATTTTATTATTATTTCCATTTTTAATATTCAATTCAACTAGTTCATTATAGCTACAGTATAACTTCCCTTCCAAGGCAGTGTTATTACTTAAATCTAAAGCTTTCAATTTATTAAATCTGCAATCAAACTGATTTAACGAGATGTTTTTAGTTAAATCTAAAGAAGTTAATTGATTGGAATCACACCATAAGTTAGCCAAGGCTGTATTTTGTGATACATTTAAATTAGTTAACTGATTTGAAGAGCATTCTACAGAAGTCAAAGCTATATTTTTGGTAAGATCCAAAACAGTTAATTTATTTTGTGAACAATAGAGTGTTTTTAGTTTCACAAAATCTTGTATTCCTGTCAAATCTGAGATATTTTTACCTGTAACATCTAAATTGAGTATACCGGCTACGCCAGAAGTAAGTATTCTCCCGTCAACACTACCAAAATCGTAACCAAGCGAAATCAAAGCTTGTTCAAAGTTCGTATCCGGAATCAATGTATATTGAGGCATTGGACAAGAGATAATACTATAATTTGCTGTAGCATCTTTTTTCCAGCCTGTATTTGGAGCAGTGGTTCCGTCAGCCTGAATACAAGTAAGATTTGGATTATTTATGGCATTAAAAGTTATCATTTTGCTATTCTTGCCGTTTTTCACATTTAAACTCACAAAATTATTGGATTGGCTATCCAAATGAGTCAAAGCTATATTTTTACTTACATCTAATGTGGATAATTGATTATGATGACAGGTCAAAAATGTCAGAGCGGGATTCTCAGCTACATTTAAAGAAGATAATCTATTATTATTACAATCCAATTGGACCAAAGATGCGCTTCGTGGTAAAATTAAAGATATCAATCGATTAGAATTACAATGAAGTTCAGTTAAAGCATTATTTTTGGCTGCATCTAAAACGGTTAATTGATTATTATAACAGGATAAATAAGTCAAAGTGGTATTTTTACTTACATCCAGAGTAGTCAATTTATTATCAGAACACTGTAATTCTATTAGACTTATATTTTTACTTACGTCTAAAGAGGTCACTTTGTTTGTACTGCAAGCCAAATAATTCAAAACTGTATTGTTGGTTACATCCAAAGCCGTTAATTGATTTAAATCGCAAACCAACTCTTTTAAATTGGTATTCTGTGTTACATTTAAAGCTGCTAATTTATTATTTGAGCAAATTAAATCGTTTAAGAGGATATTTTTGCTTACATCTAAAGTAGTCAATTGATTTGAAGAACACCTCAATTCATTCAAAGCAAGGTTTTTACTAATATCTAAATCTGTGAGTTTATTATTATCACAATATAAAGTTTTCAAACCCACAAAATCATTTAGACCTGTTAAACTTGAGATATTTTGGCTTGTAACGTTCAAAGTAATTAAGCTGCCAATATTTGAAGTAAGCACTTTTCCATCAATACTGCCAGAGTCGTGCCCTAAATTAATCAGGGCTTGTTCAAAATTTGGATCAGGTATATTGGTATAAGCCATTGCCGGACAAGCAGTAACACTGTATATTGCTGTAGCATCTTTACTCCATCCGGAATACGGAGGAGTGGTACTATCGGCTTGTATGCAAGTAAGTTTTGGATTCCCGGCAACTTCAAAATTGGTTATTTTAGTGTTATTTCCGTTTTTAATATTCAGAAAGGTTAATTTATTTGAATAAGCATCCAATTTCTGTAGAACAGTATTTTTACTTAAATCCAAACTGGTCAATTGATTGGAGTAGCAAATAAAATTAGTCAGGGCGCTATTTCTGCTCACATCCAAACTGGTCAATTGATTGGAATAACAAGTCAAATCACTCAAAGCTATATTTGCAGTAACATCCAAAGTAGTCATTCGATTACTATTGCACCATAAAGTTGCTAAAGCTGTATTTTTGCTTACATCTAAAGTGGTAAACTGATTGGAATAGCATTGTAATATTGTAAGCGCTGTATTATTACTTAAATCCAAATTAGTCAATTGATTATCGAAACAATA
The Flavobacterium flavigenum genome window above contains:
- the rocD gene encoding ornithine--oxo-acid transaminase, yielding MAHTQETLSSKSEVLIEKENKYGAHNYHPLPVVLDRGEGVYVWDVDGKKYYDFLSAYSAVNQGHCHPKIVGAMVEQAQKLTLTSRAFYNDKLGNYEEYVTNYFGFDKVLPMNTGAEAVETALKLCRKWAYEVKGIHENLAQIIVCENNFHGRTTTIISFSNDESARKSFGPFTEGFVKIEYDNLQALEKALESSKNIAGFLVEPIQGEAGVYVPSEGYLAKAKALCEKHNVLFIADEVQTGIARTGKLLAVHHENVQPDILILGKAISGGVYPVSAVLANNEIMNVIKPGQHGSTFGGNPVAAAVAIAALEVVKEEKLAENAERLGIILRKGLNEIAKSNNLITLVRGKGLLNAIVINTDEESDLAWEICLKFRDNGLLAKPTHGNKIRLAPPLVITEDQIKECLSIIEKSLNYFKN
- a CDS encoding Lrp/AsnC family transcriptional regulator → MDSLDEFDIRIIKELEKDGRMAFSTIAANLKISNTMVHQRVNRLTEQGIISGIKPLVNEKKIGYDWASFTGITLNKDSDSERIIEALKTIPEITECYYVTGSFTLYIKIIAKNHEHMRNVLYEKIDRISGIAKTDSIVELGCAFKRNITL
- a CDS encoding dienelactone hydrolase family protein, which translates into the protein MKKSTFLILVISLYFNTINAQLKAVKYSDGNQVLNGLSVKATKKSSQNPGILLLPAWLGIDNASKEIAENLSKLGYTVFIADIYGEGNYPKNTAEAGKQAGFYKNNYQAYQKRIQLALDQLIKSGANADNIVAIGYCFGGTGVLEAARGKLNVKGVVSFHGGLGKDAARPSETITAKVLACHGADDPFVSKEEIAAFQQEMRDTKADWQMIYYANSVHSFTNPEAGNDNSKGAAYNPVAAKRSFEHLLLFLNEVLKK
- a CDS encoding DUF3667 domain-containing protein, which encodes MSHNKIREDKTCLNCRHVVEQKFCPNCGQENSESRKTFHHLFIHFFEDLTHYENAFWKTIRNLLFKPATLTKEYLSGKRLSYLAPVRLYIFISFITFLLIAMFPVKVNENSNKSEKEINDEIAKATQGLNIKKENNKYFHFSNIKKIDSIPKYGKEEEKLNATSYWFAEKAIHISEKYTKKEIFTKFTESFFHNLPKILFIVMPFFAFFLWLFHNKKKWYYFDHGIFTLHYFSFLLLIFLVMFIMDRVVGLFGEDSPLNIISTITSIVGTIWMCYYFYPAHHRFYGESRIVSFVKSVLLFIINSLFILFLLTLYILYTFINIH
- a CDS encoding M28 family peptidase, coding for MKKIAFLLLIVSAFSCKNTQNITFKDNSNPSEYTEKISETNLKTMLYRIASDEMEGRETGSKGQKKAGLYMIEQYKKNGIPFPKGATDYYQHIPASYLNARHNENLPDSENIWAYIEGSEKPDEILVISAHYDHVGIQNGEVYNGADDDGSGTVALLEMAKVFAKAKKEGHGPKRSILFLHVTGEEHGLHGSRYYSENPLFPLANTVADINIDMIGRRDVEHAKTNNYVYVIGADRLSSDLHNAVVAQNEKYIKMDLDFKFNDPKDPNRFYERSDHYNFAKHGIPAVFFFNGVHEDYHGKDDIAEKIEYDALTKRTKLAFVVAWELANRENRPIVDKK
- a CDS encoding PepSY-like domain-containing protein; its protein translation is MKTKIITVALLLGFAVSTHAQKKIELTELPKPAQEFLKKYFSNTAVETVKKDAEHGEKGYEVKLKDGTEVEFWKDGAYREVDGGDKPIPTSFIPKNIKEYVAKHYPNEKITHIDYGHKDVDVDLTNKIDLEFTKEGKFIRGDKD
- a CDS encoding T9SS type A sorting domain-containing protein; its protein translation is MTFFAMLFLCFTVNAQYTAIPDANFEQALINQGIDSGIKDGKVLTNRIANLTSLNVAGKNISDLTGIQDFLALKILKCSANALTTLNVSKNTALTELECDSNRLSSLDVTQNLTLNILFTSKNSLTSLDVSKNLALTDFNCSENQLSTIDVTKNKALKRLYCIVNKFNTPLDLSQNTALINLQCGGNSFTTLDVTKNTALEILYCELNQLTALDVSQNKALTTLNCYLNQLTSLDVTNNPVLGFLQCRENKLTVLDVSKNPNLYYLSCFSNQLTSLDVSKNPNLISFYCYSNKLTSLNIKNGNNSGIATFDGKDNPGLSCIQADNLTPPNAGWIKDAAASYSVFCAEAGYTAIPDPNFEQALIDLGYDITPLDKQVLTSNIAGVTNLDVSAKNITNLAGIEDFVSLKVLNCSSNKLTTLNLDKNTSLTSLSCNNNQLSTLNVKNGKNTIITSFDASGNSSLKCIQADSTTPPNSAWIKDAIANYSITGCYTAIPDVKFERVLIGLGYDSGITDGKVLTDNIIRVTSLDVFNKGIADLTGIQDFMALKTLDCSSNLLSSLNVTQNLALASLNCRGNKLTGLDVSKNIALTNLICNTNELTALDVSKNTSLTQLVCWLNKLTILDVSQNTALKELNCGSNLLTSLDVSRNLALNILHPYANKLNSLDVTKNTGLTSLQCSSNKLTTLDISKNKDLSVLYCFDNQLTNLDLSNNTALTILQCYSNQFTTLDVSKNTALATLWCNSNRMTTLDVTANIALSDLTCYSNQLTSLDVSRNSALTNFICYSNQLTSLDLSKNTVLQKLDAYSNKLTFLNIKNGNNTKITNFEVAGNPKLTCIQADSTTPPYSGWSKDATAIYSVTACPAMAYTNIPDPNFEQALINLGHDSGSIDGKVLTSNIGSLITLNVTSQNISSLTGLNDFVGLKTLYCDNNKLTDLDISKNLALNELRCSSNQLTTLDVSKNILLNDLICSNNKLAALNVTQNTNLKELVCDLNQLTALDVTNNTVLNYLACSTNKVTSLDVSKNISLIELQCSDNKLTTLDVSKNTTLTYLSCYNNQLTVLDAAKNNALTELHCNSNRLISLILPRSASLVQLDCNNNRLSSLNVAENPALTFLTCHHNQLSTLDVSKNIALTHLDSQSNNFVSLNVKNGKNSKMITFNAINNPNLTCIQADGTTAPNTGWKKDATANYSIISCPMPQYTLIPDTNFEQALISLGYDFGSVDGRILTSGVAGILNLDVTGKNISDLTGIQDFVKLKTLYCSQNKLTVLDLTKNIALTSVECSSNQLTNLNVSQNTALANLWCDSNQLTSLDLTKNISLNQFDCRFNKLKALDLSNNTALEGKLYCSYNELVELNIKNGNNNKILYFEVTNNPDLTCIQADSIKEPDGWNKDDTATYSTAACPAITYTEIPDINFEQALIDLGLDSGSINGKILTSKIATVTNLNISSKKISSLKGIQDFVSLKTLDCSENELTDLNLTQNIMLDTLYTYKNRLIALNLTKNTSLAKLYAYENQLTALDLSKNTALTELNCSSNQLASLDLTSNTALVYLDCSYNQLTILDVTLNTLLTYLDSSHNKLGEAKKSAKNKFLNDSAFDISKNTDLIYLDCSFNQLTSLNATKSVDLNYLDCSNNQLMTLNIDNKNNNNIKTFDATINPNLTVIQADKDTAPIGNNWKKDNTAYYVGSLSNPDFEDDKSLVLVYPNPTYEMVNVEMNQEISEVIVMNVTGQLLKRQLVHSVRAKVDLSFLGEGTYIIKVISAKQSSVIKVIKK